A genomic region of Nostoc sp. UHCC 0702 contains the following coding sequences:
- a CDS encoding aminopeptidase P N-terminal domain-containing protein, whose protein sequence is MQAEYWQRREQLMAKIGNGTGIFRSAPMAVMHNDVEYAYRQDSDFFYLTGFNEPQAVAVLAPHHAEHRFVLFVQPKDREKEVWTGYRCGVDAAKEIYGADEAYPISELDEKLPQYLEKADRIYYHLGRDRSFNDQILGHYQSLLRTYPKRGTGPIAIEDTGPILHSMRLIKSEAELELMRQAAAIATEAHNHAREFTAPGRYEYEIQAEIEHIFRLRGGMGPAYPSIVASGVNACVLHYIENVRQMQDGDLLLIDAGCAYGYYNSDITRTFPVGGKFTPEQKALYEIVLSAQKQAIAQVQPGNTFKSVHDTAVRVITEGLVELGILKGEIDKLIEEEKYKSYYMHRTSHWLGLDVHDVGVYQHAEDKPQILQPGQILTVEPGLYIVPDTKLAEDQPETDSRWVGIGIRIEDDVLVTSNGHEVLTAGVPKEVGEVER, encoded by the coding sequence ATGCAAGCAGAATATTGGCAGCGTCGCGAACAGTTAATGGCAAAAATTGGTAATGGCACTGGAATTTTTCGCAGTGCGCCAATGGCAGTGATGCACAACGATGTCGAATACGCTTATCGCCAAGACAGTGATTTTTTCTATCTGACTGGCTTTAACGAACCCCAAGCGGTGGCTGTGTTAGCGCCGCATCATGCAGAACATCGGTTTGTGCTGTTTGTCCAACCCAAAGACCGAGAAAAGGAAGTTTGGACTGGTTATCGCTGTGGGGTAGATGCAGCCAAAGAAATTTATGGTGCAGATGAAGCTTACCCCATCAGTGAATTGGATGAAAAGTTGCCGCAATATTTAGAAAAAGCCGATCGCATTTATTATCACTTAGGACGCGATCGCAGTTTTAATGACCAAATTTTGGGGCATTACCAAAGTTTACTGCGGACTTATCCCAAGCGTGGCACAGGGCCAATTGCCATTGAAGACACTGGGCCAATCCTCCACAGCATGAGACTAATCAAAAGTGAAGCAGAGTTGGAACTGATGCGTCAAGCTGCGGCGATCGCTACTGAAGCACACAACCACGCACGGGAATTCACTGCACCCGGACGTTATGAGTACGAAATTCAGGCGGAGATAGAACACATCTTTCGCTTGCGGGGTGGGATGGGGCCAGCTTATCCTTCAATTGTGGCTTCCGGTGTCAACGCTTGTGTACTACATTACATCGAGAATGTGCGGCAGATGCAGGATGGAGACTTGTTGCTAATTGACGCTGGTTGTGCTTATGGTTATTACAACTCTGATATTACCCGCACATTTCCGGTAGGGGGTAAGTTTACGCCAGAACAAAAGGCATTGTATGAGATTGTTTTATCAGCACAAAAACAAGCGATCGCGCAAGTGCAGCCAGGGAATACCTTCAAGTCAGTTCATGATACCGCAGTACGCGTTATCACTGAAGGTTTAGTTGAACTTGGTATCCTCAAAGGCGAAATTGACAAGTTAATTGAAGAAGAAAAATACAAATCATATTACATGCACCGCACCAGTCATTGGTTAGGCTTGGATGTCCATGATGTGGGTGTTTATCAACACGCTGAAGACAAACCGCAGATTTTGCAACCTGGTCAAATTCTGACAGTGGAACCAGGACTTTATATTGTCCCAGATACGAAACTAGCAGAAGATCAGCCAGAAACAGATTCTCGCTGGGTTGGTATTGGTATTCGCATCGAAGATGATGTATTAGTTACATCTAATGGACATGAGGTGTTAACTGCTGGTGTTCCCAAAGAAGTAGGTGAAGTAGAACGATGA